One segment of Cyanobacteria bacterium GSL.Bin1 DNA contains the following:
- the rplU gene encoding 50S ribosomal protein L21, whose amino-acid sequence MSYAIVEASGTQIKVEPGSFYDLNRLHVDEEGNYTFDKVLLINNDGEVTVGQPYIEGATVQGTIMSHLRGRKVLVYKMKPKKNYRKKRGHRQELTRVMINSISLNGSVIAEADSTESTETEAVTPEVVETASE is encoded by the coding sequence ATGAGTTATGCAATTGTAGAAGCCAGTGGAACCCAGATTAAAGTTGAGCCGGGTTCTTTCTATGACTTAAACCGTTTGCACGTTGATGAAGAAGGGAACTATACCTTCGATAAAGTCTTACTCATCAATAATGACGGTGAAGTGACAGTGGGTCAACCCTATATTGAGGGGGCAACGGTACAAGGAACCATCATGAGTCACTTGCGCGGGCGGAAAGTGCTCGTCTATAAAATGAAGCCCAAGAAAAACTATCGTAAAAAACGGGGACACCGCCAGGAATTAACTCGCGTCATGATTAATTCCATTAGCCTCAATGGTTCGGTAATTGCTGAAGCTGACAGCACAGAAAGCACGGAAACCGAAGCAGTAACGCCAGAAGTTGTAGAAACCGCTTCTGAGTAA
- a CDS encoding methyltransferase domain-containing protein, producing MIFPGEVFAETKEFDTNIRQLLPYYDEMLDAIALCVPSQSSRILELGCGTGELTVKVLKQCPHAELVAVDYSPRMIDFVGAKLDAQGERDRVKTLQLDFGAWANDEADAEVGSRFDAIISSLAIHHLTDAMKGKLFQKIARSLNPGGQFWNADPLLPEFPELTDIYQQSRQRWAQKQGFDLEAVRSKIGKSDTQGYSSQDQLATLDRHFQMLKEAGFSKTAVIWKYYNLGVFGGLL from the coding sequence ATGATTTTTCCCGGTGAAGTATTCGCAGAAACAAAAGAATTTGATACGAATATTCGGCAATTGTTGCCGTATTATGATGAAATGTTAGATGCGATCGCGCTGTGTGTTCCTTCTCAAAGCAGTCGCATTTTAGAATTAGGGTGTGGAACCGGCGAACTGACCGTAAAAGTCCTCAAACAGTGTCCCCATGCAGAACTGGTTGCCGTGGATTATTCTCCGCGCATGATTGACTTTGTGGGAGCGAAATTAGATGCTCAAGGAGAGCGCGATCGCGTCAAAACGCTGCAATTAGACTTTGGGGCTTGGGCCAATGATGAAGCGGATGCTGAAGTCGGAAGCCGATTTGATGCTATTATTTCTTCCCTTGCCATTCATCATCTCACTGATGCAATGAAAGGAAAACTCTTCCAGAAAATTGCCCGTTCTCTCAACCCGGGTGGACAATTCTGGAATGCTGATCCGCTACTTCCCGAATTTCCTGAACTGACCGATATTTATCAACAATCTCGCCAACGTTGGGCGCAAAAACAAGGTTTTGATCTCGAGGCAGTGCGCAGTAAAATTGGTAAAAGCGATACCCAAGGCTATTCCAGTCAGGATCAACTCGCCACCCTTGACAGGCATTTCCAAATGTTAAAAGAGGCGGGATTCTCTAAAACAGCAGTGATTTGGAAATACTATAATCTTGGTGTTTTTGGGGGATTGCTCTAA